One Cupriavidus necator N-1 DNA window includes the following coding sequences:
- a CDS encoding PDR/VanB family oxidoreductase codes for MNPQDTFFVRIAQRNQETDDIISLELRDPNGSVLPPFDAGAHIDVHVAPGVVRQYSLCNAPSERDSYQIGVLRDPASRGGSIAIHERLEAGELIEISAPRNHFPLKEGVRSILIAGGIGVTPMLCMAESLHASGAGFTLHYCARSQDKAAFRSRIAQSPYSQQVAFHYDDQADAQKLDPATLFAQAGSDAEIYVCGPAGFIEWICRAAEQAGIPKQRVHYEYFSAKAVDTSDDGAFDVKLASTGQVFQIPAERSITSVLLEAGIDIYTSCEEGTCGTCVTRILEGEPDHRDVFLTDEEHACGNQFTPCCSRAKSSLLVLDL; via the coding sequence ATGAATCCTCAAGACACTTTCTTCGTTCGCATTGCGCAACGCAACCAGGAAACCGACGACATCATCAGCCTGGAGCTGCGCGACCCGAATGGCAGCGTGCTGCCGCCATTCGACGCCGGTGCGCATATCGACGTCCACGTCGCTCCCGGTGTCGTCCGGCAGTATTCCCTGTGCAACGCGCCGTCGGAGCGCGATAGTTACCAGATTGGCGTGCTTCGAGACCCGGCTTCTCGTGGCGGCTCCATCGCCATCCACGAGCGGCTTGAGGCAGGCGAACTCATCGAGATCAGCGCGCCCCGGAATCATTTTCCGCTGAAAGAGGGAGTCAGAAGCATCCTGATCGCTGGCGGGATCGGAGTCACGCCGATGCTCTGCATGGCCGAGTCTTTGCACGCGTCGGGAGCCGGCTTCACTCTGCATTACTGTGCGCGCAGCCAGGACAAGGCAGCCTTTCGCAGCCGTATCGCGCAGTCCCCTTACAGCCAGCAGGTCGCCTTCCACTACGACGATCAGGCTGACGCGCAGAAGCTGGACCCCGCCACGCTGTTCGCCCAGGCAGGCAGCGATGCCGAGATATACGTCTGCGGCCCCGCCGGCTTTATCGAATGGATATGCCGCGCAGCAGAGCAAGCGGGAATCCCGAAGCAGCGTGTGCACTACGAGTACTTCAGTGCCAAGGCGGTTGATACGTCCGATGATGGTGCTTTCGATGTCAAGCTCGCCAGCACTGGCCAGGTGTTCCAGATTCCCGCGGAGCGCTCGATTACGTCGGTGCTGCTCGAGGCTGGCATCGATATCTATACGTCGTGCGAGGAGGGAACGTGCGGAACTTGCGTGACCCGCATCCTGGAAGGCGAACCCGATCATCGGGACGTCTTTCTTACCGATGAAGAGCACGCCTGCGGTAACCAGTTCACGCCTTGTTGCTCGCGCGCGAAGTCCTCGTTACTTGTCCTCGATCTATGA